GCCAGGCCCATGGATGTGCCGGTTTACGTGCAATACGGGGCTTGCGATTTGGGCTTTGTGGGCAAGGATGTACTGGCAGAGCGGGAAAGCAAGGTATATGAACTGCTGGATGTGGGTACGGGAACCTGCCGGCTTATTGTGGCTACCCGCAAGGATTGCGTGCAGACGGTAAAAAGCCATTATGAGCATTTTGGATCCATAAGGATTGCCACTAAATATCCTAATCTTACCAAGAAATATTTTGACCGTAAGGGAATGCAGGTAGAAATAATTAAACTTCATGGGTCAGTTGAGCTGGGGCCCATATTGGGAATTGCTGAAGAAATAGTAGATATTACTGCTACCGGGGAAACTTTAAAGGAAAATGATTTGGTAGAGATGGAGACTATCCTTACTTCAACTACCCGCCTGGTAGCCAATATGGTAAGTTACCGGGTCAAACATGAAGCAATTAATGAGTTTACACAAAGAATAGGTAAGGTAATCAATGGAAAAACAAAGCCGAAGTAGCCAGATAAACAGGAAAACCCTGGAGACTAATATACTGCTTAAACTGGATCTGGATTCTGCCAGCCAGGCAGATATAGATACCGGGCTGCCATTTTTTGACCACATGTTGGCCAGCTTTAGCAGGCATGGGGCTTTTGGCCTGCAGGTTAAGGCCAGAGGGGACCTGGAAGTTGATTCCCATCATTTAGTAGAAGATGTGGGAATATGCCTGGGGCTGGCTTTAAAGGAATGCCTGGCCCTAAAGCAAACTATCCGCCGGTTTGCCCATAGCATGATATGCATGGATGATGCCTTGGTAACAGTAGCAGTGGATTTAGGGGGAAGGTCTTATCTGAAGTTTAAGGTTGATATGGCAGTTGAAGATATTAAGGGTTTTAATACTGCCGTCACTGAAGACTTTTTTAGGGCCCTGAGTGCCAATGGCTGTTTTAACCTCCATATAGACAAAAATTCCGGTATTAATTCCCACCATATAATAGAGGCCATGTTTAAGGCAGTGGGCATAGCTTTGCACCAGGCTACCCGGATAGAAGGAAATAGCATACCTTCTACTAAAGGGACGCTGTAGCTGTTACCCCGGGGACTATGATGTATATAGCAGTTATAAATTACAATATGGGTAATATAAGCAGTGTAGAAAATGCCTTAAAAAGCCAGGGAGCTAAAGTCAGGGTTACCTCTGATGCTGGTGTAATCAGGGGAGCAGCGGGAGTAGTCCTTCCGGGGGTAGGGGCATTTTCTGATGCTATGGCTAACCTCGGCATCCTGGGTCTTGAAGATACAATCAGGCAAGCAACCCGTAATCAGCCATTCCTGGGTATATGCCTGGGAATGCAGCTGTTGTTTGACTATAGCTTCGAGGATGGAAAAACAAAGGGCTTGGGAGTGTTTGCCGGAACCGTGGAAAGGATTCCGGCGGTAGTCAAGGTGCCTCATATGGGTTGGAATAATATTAATATGGTAAAACCTGATCCCTTATTGGAAAACCTGGATTTAAACCAGTACTTTTATTTTGTACATTCCTATCATGTGGTGCCTGAAGACAAATCGCTGATAGCCAGCACTACCGGCCATGGGATAGAAATGGTGGCTGGCATATACCGGGAAAAGGTGCATGCATTCCAGTTCCACCCGGAAAAAAGTTCGGTTTGCGGGCTTAAGGTATTAAAAAACTTTATAAATTTAACCCGGAAGGATAAATGATGCTGCTTATACCGGCCATAGATCTCATGGGGGGAGCCTGTGTAAGGCTGCATAAAGGTAAATTTGATACTAAAAAGGTATACCACCAAAATCCGGTGGAGGCAGCCTTAAGGTGGAAACAGGCAGGAGCAACCTGGATCCATATAATTGACCTGGACGGAGCCAAGACCGGTAAGCTGGAGAACCTTAAAGCGGCGGTAAAGATTAAGGAAAGCACCGGGGTCTCGGTACAAATGGGCGGGGGCATAAGGGATTTACAGAGCCTCAGCCAGGTCCTTGATGCAGGAATAGACCGGGCCATACTGGGCACCAGGGCTATAGAGGATTCTGGTTTTTTGCAGCAAGCCAGCTTGCTGTTTGCAGAAAGGATTTGCCTTAGCCTGGACTATGACCGGAAAGGCAGGATTTTAAAAAAGGGCTGGCAGCAGGATTCGGGCCTGGATATCTTTAGGTTTGGGCGCAGTTTGCATGACCTGGGGCTGGAGTATGTCATAGTAACAGATATCAGCAGGGACGGTACCTTAACAGGGGTTAACAGCCCTATGATCAAGTCCATTATGGAAGCAACTTCCCTGAAGCTGATAGTGGCGGGAGGCATATCCAGCATGGAAGATATAAGGGTATTAAAAAAGCTGGGAGTGGCGGGAGCCATAACCGGCAAAGCTATTTATGAAGGAACCATAGATCTAAAACAGGCAATTAGGGAGGCTGCAGAATGATAACCAAAAGGATAATACCCTGTCTGGACGTCAAGCAGGGCAGGGTAGTTAAGGGAGTAGGATTTGTAGATTTAAAAGATGCCGGTGACCCGGTAGAACTGGCGGCTTTTTATGACCGTGAAGGGGCAGATGAGGTGGTTTTTTTGGATATAACGGCCTCTCATGAAAGCCGGAAAACAGTAGTAGACCTGGCCGCCAAGGCAGCTAAAAAAGTATTTATCCCCTATATTATCGGAGGGGGCATTAATGAGATAGAGGATATCAGGGAATTGCTGAAAAAAGGGGCGGACAAGGTTTCCATTAACACTGCCGCTGTAAATGACAGCTCTCTGGTCAGCAGGGCGGCCAGGATTTTTGGCAGCCAGTGCATAGTAGTGGCTATAGATGCCAAGGCAAAAGGAGACAGTTGGGAGGTATACACCCACGGGGGCAGGACCCCTACCGGAATGGATGCAGTGGAATGGGCGCGTAAAGTAGAA
Above is a window of Actinomycetota bacterium DNA encoding:
- the hisG gene encoding ATP phosphoribosyltransferase — translated: MEPTRLNIAIPKGYLKQECIELMGAAGYDMDNLSQDNRKLFVYSPRKDIKYVIARPMDVPVYVQYGACDLGFVGKDVLAERESKVYELLDVGTGTCRLIVATRKDCVQTVKSHYEHFGSIRIATKYPNLTKKYFDRKGMQVEIIKLHGSVELGPILGIAEEIVDITATGETLKENDLVEMETILTSTTRLVANMVSYRVKHEAINEFTQRIGKVINGKTKPK
- the hisF gene encoding imidazole glycerol phosphate synthase subunit HisF, which codes for MITKRIIPCLDVKQGRVVKGVGFVDLKDAGDPVELAAFYDREGADEVVFLDITASHESRKTVVDLAAKAAKKVFIPYIIGGGINEIEDIRELLKKGADKVSINTAAVNDSSLVSRAARIFGSQCIVVAIDAKAKGDSWEVYTHGGRTPTGMDAVEWARKVESLGAGEILLTSMDKDGTKDGYDIPLTAAVTSAVNIPVIASGGAGNLEHLRDVILQADADAVLVASIFHYGQHTVREAKQYLKSQGINVRI
- the hisH gene encoding imidazole glycerol phosphate synthase subunit HisH yields the protein MMYIAVINYNMGNISSVENALKSQGAKVRVTSDAGVIRGAAGVVLPGVGAFSDAMANLGILGLEDTIRQATRNQPFLGICLGMQLLFDYSFEDGKTKGLGVFAGTVERIPAVVKVPHMGWNNINMVKPDPLLENLDLNQYFYFVHSYHVVPEDKSLIASTTGHGIEMVAGIYREKVHAFQFHPEKSSVCGLKVLKNFINLTRKDK
- the hisA gene encoding 1-(5-phosphoribosyl)-5-[(5-phosphoribosylamino)methylideneamino]imidazole-4-carboxamide isomerase, whose amino-acid sequence is MMLLIPAIDLMGGACVRLHKGKFDTKKVYHQNPVEAALRWKQAGATWIHIIDLDGAKTGKLENLKAAVKIKESTGVSVQMGGGIRDLQSLSQVLDAGIDRAILGTRAIEDSGFLQQASLLFAERICLSLDYDRKGRILKKGWQQDSGLDIFRFGRSLHDLGLEYVIVTDISRDGTLTGVNSPMIKSIMEATSLKLIVAGGISSMEDIRVLKKLGVAGAITGKAIYEGTIDLKQAIREAAE
- the hisB gene encoding imidazoleglycerol-phosphate dehydratase HisB; this translates as MEKQSRSSQINRKTLETNILLKLDLDSASQADIDTGLPFFDHMLASFSRHGAFGLQVKARGDLEVDSHHLVEDVGICLGLALKECLALKQTIRRFAHSMICMDDALVTVAVDLGGRSYLKFKVDMAVEDIKGFNTAVTEDFFRALSANGCFNLHIDKNSGINSHHIIEAMFKAVGIALHQATRIEGNSIPSTKGTL